The following proteins are encoded in a genomic region of Candidatus Poribacteria bacterium:
- a CDS encoding CDP-alcohol phosphatidyltransferase family protein: MALKTPIHQFTETRSIQITSRDFFYISNILSVCRLLTVPFIFYFIYRAQWVVAIACGAVAVITDLLDGFFARRLKQHTQLGYILDPVADKLALAAGIFALAIFHSRFPVWAFLVIVVRDTLIVLGNAVLAYRAKMITRSNLWGKCTSFFLSIVILLYLLRPIIPRLPRNIEFYGLCLALVFVFISTVSYARHMFRMLETQNR, translated from the coding sequence ATGGCACTAAAGACTCCCATCCATCAATTTACCGAAACCCGGTCGATCCAGATTACATCCCGGGATTTCTTCTATATCAGCAATATTTTATCGGTTTGCCGACTCCTCACGGTCCCGTTTATCTTCTACTTCATTTACCGTGCGCAGTGGGTCGTCGCGATTGCTTGTGGCGCAGTCGCCGTTATTACGGATCTCTTAGATGGGTTTTTTGCCCGACGTTTAAAGCAGCACACCCAACTCGGTTATATCTTAGATCCGGTCGCAGATAAACTCGCACTCGCCGCAGGAATCTTTGCACTCGCTATATTCCATTCAAGGTTTCCAGTCTGGGCATTTCTGGTGATCGTTGTCCGTGATACCTTAATCGTACTTGGCAATGCTGTTTTGGCATATCGGGCGAAGATGATTACCCGGTCTAACCTTTGGGGGAAATGTACCAGTTTCTTTTTGTCAATTGTTATACTGCTATATTTGCTCCGTCCCATAATTCCACGTTTACCAAGGAATATTGAATTTTACGGTCTTTGTCTCGCGTTGGTATTTGTATTTATCTCAACGGTGAGTTATGCTCGACACATGTTCCGCATGTTAGAAACACAGAACCGCTAA
- a CDS encoding Gfo/Idh/MocA family oxidoreductase, with protein MSKLNIALVGAGRRGSGAHLPVIAQLKHIYNLVAICDIDEEVATHYAKQYGATPYTHVRDLVAQEQLDVVDITVPALAHHAIACFMADAGVHILCETPITVTLPTADLMIESAKANNVKLEIAENYYRVPRERFLSKVIEADVIGEVARIYRIFHEGGHHGMSMLRLRAGGEPKSMLGITQTSPVIPIIDRMKRHHTSDNWSLAFIEFDNNATALMVYSNVIHARSLGRGQTGISQIDGSKGTIVGQDIYVTPAEDLQSGALGIAYRPKQTTIDVDGVEVIEKIELQLPEQTVTWENPLKDYPISERQMAVADELLSIATAVLNDTEPEYGAVLGRQDQEMNIAMNESGNRSREAITFPLTDLTATERDTHESYQQQHGHPIEDIEAGIDTFFPRR; from the coding sequence ATGTCCAAACTCAATATCGCTTTAGTGGGCGCAGGAAGGCGAGGCAGTGGTGCGCATCTGCCCGTTATTGCGCAACTTAAACATATTTACAATCTCGTCGCAATTTGCGATATAGACGAGGAAGTCGCAACGCACTACGCGAAGCAATATGGCGCGACCCCGTACACCCATGTCCGAGATCTCGTTGCCCAAGAACAACTGGATGTCGTTGATATTACTGTTCCGGCGCTCGCACATCACGCGATTGCATGTTTTATGGCAGATGCCGGCGTTCATATCCTTTGTGAAACGCCTATTACTGTTACACTCCCTACAGCAGACCTGATGATTGAAAGTGCCAAAGCGAATAATGTCAAACTTGAGATCGCTGAAAACTATTACCGTGTGCCACGTGAGCGGTTTTTATCAAAAGTTATTGAAGCAGACGTTATCGGTGAAGTCGCTCGGATCTACCGAATTTTCCATGAAGGGGGTCATCATGGGATGAGCATGCTCCGCCTCCGTGCTGGGGGTGAGCCGAAATCTATGCTCGGTATCACGCAAACAAGTCCTGTAATCCCGATTATTGATCGGATGAAGCGGCATCATACAAGCGACAACTGGAGCCTCGCCTTTATTGAATTCGACAACAACGCGACCGCCCTCATGGTCTATTCCAACGTTATCCACGCCCGATCCTTGGGACGCGGACAAACCGGTATTTCGCAGATCGATGGCAGCAAAGGCACCATTGTTGGTCAGGATATCTACGTAACCCCCGCAGAGGATCTACAATCTGGTGCTCTCGGCATCGCTTACCGCCCCAAGCAAACCACAATTGACGTGGATGGTGTCGAAGTCATTGAGAAGATCGAATTGCAATTACCTGAACAGACTGTGACATGGGAGAACCCACTCAAGGACTATCCCATCTCCGAGCGACAAATGGCAGTGGCAGATGAACTCCTCAGCATCGCCACGGCTGTGCTGAACGATACCGAACCCGAATACGGTGCTGTGCTCGGTAGGCAAGACCAAGAGATGAACATCGCCATGAACGAATCTGGGAATCGTAGCAGAGAAGCCATTACCTTTCCACTGACCGACCTAACAGCAACAGAGCGCGACACCCACGAAAGTTATCAGCAGCAACATGGGCATCCGATTGAGGACATTGAAGCCGGGATTGATACATTCTTTCCACGTCGCTAA
- a CDS encoding sugar phosphate isomerase/epimerase, with amino-acid sequence MQNNTKERFGFDAPKNKPIEESIQWAAENGFGYIDFQADVPPNDIASFDSARARKVRDLCETHEVAIGIHPSSAINNAEYVPIMSEAVDGYLYANLELAHRLGCGWLIGHGGYHFGDVAQRRDAAIQRIQRLIERAEQAEIVIFFENHNREPEHAEIHYIPHNVEETHWFFDTFRSPYLKWAFNVAHGHLVPEGWRGFLDAFGVGNIGQVRLNDNTGEYEIHLIPGEGTIDFADLFAQLNRRGYEGWFSLGFGDDTDKVRIRDEFAEYL; translated from the coding sequence TTGCAGAATAATACGAAAGAACGTTTTGGGTTTGATGCCCCAAAGAATAAACCGATCGAAGAGTCCATCCAGTGGGCGGCGGAAAATGGGTTTGGGTATATCGACTTCCAAGCCGATGTCCCTCCAAATGACATAGCCTCGTTTGATTCAGCGCGCGCTCGCAAAGTCCGTGATCTCTGTGAAACACACGAAGTCGCCATCGGTATTCACCCTTCGTCGGCAATTAACAATGCTGAGTACGTGCCGATCATGTCTGAGGCGGTAGATGGTTATCTCTACGCGAACTTAGAGTTGGCACACCGGCTTGGGTGTGGTTGGCTCATTGGGCATGGCGGCTATCATTTCGGAGATGTCGCGCAACGCCGTGATGCAGCGATTCAGCGCATCCAGCGATTGATCGAGCGGGCGGAACAGGCGGAGATAGTCATCTTCTTTGAGAATCACAACCGGGAACCCGAACACGCCGAAATCCATTACATCCCCCATAATGTTGAAGAAACACACTGGTTTTTCGATACGTTTCGTTCTCCATATCTCAAGTGGGCGTTTAATGTCGCACACGGACATCTCGTTCCTGAAGGATGGCGAGGGTTCTTGGATGCTTTCGGTGTTGGGAATATCGGTCAGGTCCGCCTCAACGACAATACCGGCGAATATGAAATCCACCTCATCCCGGGTGAAGGGACGATTGATTTTGCGGATCTATTTGCACAGTTGAATAGGCGTGGCTATGAGGGCTGGTTTAGTCTCGGTTTCGGGGATGACACAGACAAAGTCCGCATCCGAGATGAATTCGCGGAGTATTTGTAG
- a CDS encoding sulfatase: MSTEQPNVLWIYGEDLSPDLGCYGTPAVATPNIDRLASEGTCYTNAFVTCPVCSPSRSALITGTYQTHFDAHNHRSNRDKPLRTDMKLITDCFREAGYFTCNSPGPPYDRPGKTDFNFQREQPFDGIDWSERPEGKPFYAQINIPDTHRVFKPDPERPISPEDVELPPYYPDHPLVRKDWALYLESIQILDKKVGHILKRLDDEGLSDNTIIFFMSDHGRAHIRCKQFLYEGGIHIPLIVRLPGRVDSGTVDDKLISGVDFAPTTLSLAGIDISDFMQGQIFLGAEATSRDAIFAARDRCDGTDDRIRCIRTHRYKLIRNYHPERPYMQFNGYKKQQYPLWSLMPLLDANGELSPAQQHFMKQTRPSEELYDLEADPYEINNLATDPNYDTVRGELVAHLDTWRAETGDMGDIPESSEVTTYWDENMAERFQQDMEKRGLSHDISDADYVAWWENRLLT, translated from the coding sequence ATGTCTACAGAACAACCGAATGTCCTCTGGATTTATGGTGAGGATCTCTCGCCAGATCTCGGCTGTTACGGCACACCTGCCGTTGCAACGCCAAATATTGATCGGCTTGCATCGGAGGGCACCTGTTATACCAATGCTTTCGTCACATGTCCGGTCTGTTCGCCAAGCCGTTCCGCCCTGATTACAGGAACCTATCAGACACACTTTGATGCGCACAACCATCGCAGTAATCGTGATAAACCGTTACGGACAGATATGAAGCTTATCACCGATTGCTTCCGGGAAGCAGGCTATTTCACTTGCAACAGTCCAGGACCCCCTTACGATCGTCCCGGAAAAACCGATTTCAACTTTCAGCGCGAACAACCTTTTGATGGCATTGACTGGAGCGAACGACCTGAAGGGAAACCCTTTTACGCCCAGATTAACATCCCTGATACACATCGCGTCTTCAAGCCAGACCCAGAGCGTCCTATTTCTCCGGAGGATGTTGAATTACCACCTTACTATCCCGACCATCCGCTTGTCCGAAAGGATTGGGCACTCTACCTTGAGAGTATTCAAATTTTAGATAAAAAGGTCGGACACATCCTCAAACGGTTGGATGATGAAGGACTCTCGGACAACACGATCATCTTCTTCATGAGCGATCACGGACGGGCACATATCCGTTGCAAGCAGTTCCTCTATGAGGGTGGCATCCATATTCCGCTCATCGTTCGATTGCCCGGTCGCGTTGACTCTGGGACCGTTGATGACAAACTCATCAGTGGTGTTGATTTCGCGCCGACAACGCTATCCCTTGCTGGTATTGACATTTCTGACTTCATGCAAGGGCAAATTTTCCTCGGAGCAGAGGCAACATCGCGCGACGCAATCTTCGCCGCAAGGGATCGGTGTGACGGAACGGATGACAGAATCCGGTGCATACGGACGCACCGCTATAAACTCATTCGCAATTATCACCCTGAGCGTCCCTATATGCAATTCAACGGCTACAAGAAACAGCAGTATCCGCTCTGGAGCTTGATGCCACTGTTAGACGCAAACGGCGAATTGTCCCCCGCGCAACAGCATTTCATGAAACAGACGCGCCCGTCTGAAGAGTTATATGATTTGGAAGCGGATCCCTATGAAATTAATAACCTCGCCACCGATCCAAACTATGACACCGTGCGCGGCGAACTCGTCGCGCACCTTGATACGTGGAGAGCAGAAACAGGGGACATGGGCGACATACCTGAATCCTCAGAGGTCACCACTTATTGGGACGAGAATATGGCGGAAAGATTCCAGCAGGACATGGAAAAACGTGGACTTTCACACGATATAAGCGATGCGGATTACGTCGCATGGTGGGAAAACCGCCTGCTAACGTAG
- a CDS encoding LON peptidase substrate-binding domain-containing protein, with product MRSAPVSSKSQTSYERQIPLFPLQAVLFPGGFLPMHIFEPRYRTMVKFCLEHQSEFGVVLIKEGEEVGDAATPYEIGTAARILQVEHLDDGRMNIITAGEYRFQILEVQEHLSYLTGRVRMLDDLDTEIESVSELLTTQAEELYKAYEKLSSRLIFAWNPPEEQPDDPRELAYQVGIRLRISLEEKQTLLETIPLEQLLTREIEILTDQNRRIAFQLAAQNN from the coding sequence ATGCGGAGTGCCCCAGTCTCATCGAAGAGTCAAACGTCTTATGAACGACAAATTCCGCTTTTTCCGTTACAGGCGGTCTTGTTTCCGGGTGGATTTTTACCGATGCACATCTTTGAACCGCGTTACCGGACGATGGTTAAATTCTGTTTGGAACATCAGTCCGAGTTTGGAGTTGTGCTTATCAAAGAAGGTGAAGAGGTAGGGGACGCTGCCACACCGTATGAAATTGGGACAGCCGCCCGTATCTTGCAAGTTGAACATTTAGACGACGGGCGCATGAATATTATCACAGCTGGTGAATACCGCTTTCAGATTCTGGAAGTCCAAGAGCATCTCTCCTATCTTACAGGGCGGGTTCGGATGTTAGATGATTTGGATACGGAAATTGAATCGGTATCGGAATTACTCACGACACAGGCTGAAGAATTGTATAAAGCATACGAAAAATTATCCAGTCGATTAATTTTCGCTTGGAACCCGCCTGAAGAACAACCGGATGATCCAAGGGAACTGGCTTATCAAGTCGGCATACGGCTACGGATTTCCCTTGAAGAAAAGCAAACCTTATTGGAGACAATTCCCTTAGAGCAGCTCCTCACACGCGAAATCGAAATCCTGACCGATCAGAATCGGCGAATCGCCTTTCAATTGGCGGCACAAAACAATTGA